The genomic window ACACGCGCTGGCAAAAACCCGTCCTGATCGCGTTTGAAACGCCGGGCGATTACACGAGCATCGAGACCACGCAGGCGGCATCCTGGGCGTTGATCGAGGATTGGCCAATAGAAGATGGCGATGCGCTCGACAAGGCGCTGCTGGTCTGCGCCGCCGTCGATGCCGGCAAAAAAAAGCCGGAGGATGCGCGCAAGGCCTTCATCGCTGCCGCAATCGAGGCCGGCCTCGACATCAAGGCGTGATGACATCGGGTCATTTGGCCGAGAAATGCGCTCTGTAGCGCGAAAACGTCAAGACAACGGGTTCGAAGGGTAAAAACAGATGGAAGCTTCCGCAAACATGAAAAAAGCCCTGTTCATCTTCCTCCTCTCCTGCCTCGCAATCGGCCTTGTCGGCCACCTCGTGGTCGCCTTCGTCGTCACCGGCTGAGGCGCGGATATCCCTCGGTCCGGGGACTGAGAGGCACGGGCTAAAATTTCCCGAATTTTACGTTTCTGTTATGGAACCGCGATAAACTTTGTCCGTTCTCTTTTCGCTCACCATGAGGAGGATTGGAATGCGTGACGGATTGAACGGTTTTCTCGAAATTTCGATGATCGGCTTCGTGATCGCAAGCTGCTTTTTGATGGTCAACCCGCCGATCTGACCAGCCTTAAAAATCCTTCGTCCCACCGGTCCGGCATCTAAAACGCCGGCGCAAAGAAAATGCGGCCTTTTGGGCCGCATTTCTTTTTCAATAAACGTTGGCTCAGGCAGAAAGCTTGGCGGCCAGCTTGGCGACATGCGCGCCCTGATAACGGGCGGCTTCCAGCTCGATTGCGGAAGGCTGGCGCGAGCCGTCACCATCGGTGATGGTGGAAGCGCCATAGGGTGAACCGCCCTTGATTTCATCGACGCCCATCTGGCGCTGGAAGGCATAGGGCAGACCA from Agrobacterium tumefaciens includes these protein-coding regions:
- a CDS encoding DUF982 domain-containing protein produces the protein MNTRWQKPVLIAFETPGDYTSIETTQAASWALIEDWPIEDGDALDKALLVCAAVDAGKKKPEDARKAFIAAAIEAGLDIKA